In the genome of Massilibacillus massiliensis, one region contains:
- a CDS encoding APC family permease: MSKTNLNKVLTWKEGSMLSISAVIGCGILVLPSLSAQQAGPASLLIWIITSFLAFPIVLVLSNLAANIPKAGGICSYVEQAFGKKSGIIIGWILMGSIPIGLPSVALSGAYYLGYVFPLSFTQLVLVAASMLYFSIFLNIHGIDLSSKVSSSVVILIITVLCIVIATSLPHVKLDYFLPFNPYGTSSTMSLFPLIFFAFAGFELICPLAEEFKNPSHDIPISLFLSALFITFLYVAISFVTIGTNIYLSSDSITSLSSLIALSFGKTAGSIIALLSVFITFSSIHANIAGFSRIIYHEARDGSFPKTLSRLHPNYKTPMNALFALGIAFAFVLLYFVFFAPDLNQLLKFPGSVFLLSYVISMAAGIKLLMKWSPVWWCACLTFCICSLLFFSSGVICLFPFILGCFAFAYLKLKSYMNPKDSQHR; this comes from the coding sequence ATGTCAAAAACAAATTTAAATAAAGTTTTAACTTGGAAAGAAGGTTCCATGCTATCCATATCGGCTGTTATCGGTTGCGGCATATTGGTCTTACCATCTTTAAGCGCACAGCAAGCCGGTCCAGCTTCCTTGCTTATTTGGATAATTACATCTTTCCTTGCATTTCCTATCGTTCTTGTTTTAAGCAATTTAGCAGCAAACATACCAAAAGCAGGTGGTATTTGTTCATACGTAGAACAAGCATTTGGCAAGAAATCCGGAATCATTATAGGCTGGATACTTATGGGTTCTATTCCGATCGGACTTCCTTCCGTAGCACTGAGCGGTGCCTATTATTTAGGCTATGTATTTCCGTTGAGCTTTACGCAATTGGTTCTAGTTGCAGCATCTATGCTTTACTTTTCAATATTTTTAAATATTCATGGGATTGATCTTTCTTCAAAGGTTAGTTCTAGCGTTGTCATATTAATTATCACCGTTCTTTGCATTGTTATTGCAACTTCTTTACCTCATGTTAAGTTAGATTACTTCTTACCGTTTAATCCATATGGTACTTCATCTACCATGTCGCTTTTTCCTTTAATTTTTTTCGCTTTTGCTGGTTTTGAATTGATTTGCCCTTTAGCTGAGGAATTTAAAAATCCATCACACGACATCCCCATTAGCCTTTTTCTCTCAGCTTTATTTATTACTTTTCTTTATGTAGCAATTTCTTTCGTAACCATCGGCACAAATATATATCTTTCATCAGACTCTATTACATCATTAAGTTCACTTATTGCTTTATCTTTTGGTAAAACTGCGGGCTCTATCATTGCTCTTTTAAGCGTGTTCATCACCTTTTCTTCTATTCATGCCAATATTGCCGGTTTTTCGCGAATTATCTATCATGAAGCACGTGATGGTTCATTTCCAAAAACGCTATCTAGATTACATCCTAACTACAAGACACCAATGAACGCGCTCTTTGCCTTAGGAATTGCTTTCGCTTTCGTCTTACTTTATTTCGTCTTTTTTGCTCCAGATTTAAATCAATTATTAAAATTTCCTGGATCTGTATTTTTGCTTTCTTATGTAATTTCTATGGCGGCCGGAATAAAACTTTTAATGAAATGGTCTCCTGTATGGTGGTGTGCATGTTTAACCTTTTGTATCTGCTCCCTATTATTTTTCAGCAGTGGGGTCATCTGCCTTTTTCCATTTATATTAGGATGCTTTGCTTTCGCTTATTTAAAATTAAAATCATATATGAATCCAAAAGACAGCCAACATAGATAG
- the thiM gene encoding hydroxyethylthiazole kinase — MLIQQIINSLHKVRRQSPLIHQITNYVSVNDCANITLAIGASPVMAHDVNEVEEMVSHAKALVLNIGTLQAQTVEAMLLAGKKAKTCKIPVIFDPVGVGATLYRTKTAKRILEEVKPDVIRCNLSELKVLCGLDTDVKGVDSVAEMEGGEAAAKALAREIDGIVAVTGKIDIIASKNRHCHIHNGHTFLTRVTGTGCMTTALTASFCAVEDPFVGAAAAVLSMGIAGEIAVESLLEDEGIGTFRGKLFDAIFNLNDDIIKRYARVIEQGE, encoded by the coding sequence ATGTTAATACAACAAATAATAAATAGCTTACATAAAGTAAGACGGCAAAGTCCGTTAATTCATCAAATTACAAATTATGTGAGCGTAAATGATTGTGCAAATATTACTTTGGCAATTGGTGCATCTCCGGTTATGGCACACGATGTAAACGAAGTGGAGGAAATGGTGAGCCACGCGAAAGCCTTAGTGCTCAATATTGGTACATTGCAAGCGCAAACAGTAGAAGCAATGCTTCTTGCAGGGAAAAAAGCAAAGACTTGTAAAATTCCTGTTATTTTTGATCCGGTAGGCGTTGGCGCTACGTTATATCGAACTAAAACTGCAAAACGTATTCTTGAAGAAGTAAAACCAGATGTTATTCGCTGTAATTTATCAGAATTAAAGGTATTATGTGGTTTAGACACTGATGTGAAAGGTGTTGACTCAGTAGCTGAGATGGAAGGCGGCGAAGCAGCAGCAAAAGCTTTAGCAAGAGAAATTGACGGGATTGTAGCCGTTACAGGAAAAATTGATATTATTGCAAGTAAAAATAGACATTGTCATATTCATAATGGACATACTTTTTTAACCCGTGTTACGGGGACTGGATGTATGACTACTGCACTAACGGCAAGTTTCTGTGCAGTTGAAGATCCGTTTGTAGGGGCTGCCGCTGCCGTTTTAAGCATGGGGATTGCCGGAGAAATTGCAGTAGAATCACTACTGGAAGATGAAGGAATCGGAACGTTTAGGGGAAAACTGTTCGATGCCATATTTAACTTAAACGATGATATAATAAAACGCTACGCAAGAGTAATAGAGCAGGGGGAATAA
- a CDS encoding MBL fold metallo-hydrolase codes for MQEAAVSYLLNSGFAVKINRTLLVFDYYLDPENTIPQAIKESDTVYFFSSHRHFDHFNPLIGQFEAQVKQYFLSFDIENEKGAKQIPADKSVYLKAYDSYHHDEIKIKTYSSTDEGISFLVEIAGWSIFHAGDFNWWHWKGDLEENIKFAKNGFMKQLKKMFDLSADIAFFPVDSRMEEFSDLGAGEFCKVTNVKNLIAMHAHGVVWEPKADFFAEGKAIPTWCPVKSGDTRKFNK; via the coding sequence ATGCAAGAAGCGGCAGTTTCTTATTTATTAAATAGTGGGTTCGCAGTAAAGATCAATAGAACTTTACTCGTTTTTGATTATTACCTTGATCCGGAAAATACGATTCCACAAGCTATTAAAGAAAGTGATACGGTATATTTTTTTAGTTCACATCGTCATTTTGATCATTTCAATCCATTAATTGGTCAATTTGAGGCTCAAGTAAAACAATACTTTTTGAGCTTTGATATTGAAAATGAAAAAGGGGCAAAACAGATTCCCGCAGATAAAAGCGTATATTTAAAAGCGTATGATTCTTATCATCATGATGAAATAAAAATAAAAACATATAGCTCAACCGATGAAGGGATTTCGTTTTTGGTAGAGATTGCAGGTTGGAGCATTTTCCATGCTGGTGATTTTAATTGGTGGCACTGGAAAGGCGATCTAGAGGAAAATATAAAATTCGCGAAAAATGGTTTTATGAAACAACTTAAAAAAATGTTTGATTTGTCAGCAGATATTGCTTTTTTCCCAGTAGATAGTAGAATGGAAGAATTTTCTGATCTTGGGGCAGGTGAATTCTGCAAAGTAACGAATGTAAAAAATCTAATTGCGATGCATGCACATGGCGTTGTTTGGGAACCAAAAGCTGATTTTTTTGCGGAGGGCAAGGCAATTCCTACTTGGTGCCCGGTTAAATCCGGCGATACAAGAAAATTTAATAAATAA
- a CDS encoding DNA topoisomerase III, whose product MSKVVVLAEKPSVGRDLARVLGARKNGNGYLEGDRYIVTWALGHLVTLADPESYGASNTAWKIEELPIMPEHLDLVVIKQTGRQFKTVKEQLQRKDVSEIIIATDAGREGELVARWILAKAMIKKPVKRLWISSVTDKAIKEGFAKLKEGKAYENLYQAAVARAEADWYVGINATRALTCKFNAQLSCGRVQTPTLAIIAKREMEIKNFVPKAYYGLSAQANRLTLTWADKKSGDMRTFEKAAIEAIYKKVEGAVGEVVHIEKTTKKSYAPQLYNLTELQRDANKLYHFSAKETLSIMQKLYEMHKILTYPRTDSRYLSNDIVPTLKERLKSCGVGPYAKFAFQASKQIQVSKHFVDDSKVSDHHAIIPTEQFVNLAALTERERKIYDLVIKRFIAVLYPPYVYDQTTVKVAIKDERFIAKGKQVKQLGWREVYQGNVEEEHTKDSIAEQILPELKKGDSLKITKFNISQGMTKPPAPFNEAGLLAAMENPVKYMSDDRKDLKQTIGETGGLGTVATRADIIEKLFASFLIEKKGEDIFVTAKGRQLLELVPRDLKEPALTAKWEQKLSSISNGKLSKDRFMYDIKNYAQAVVSDIKNSQERFHHDNVTRTKCPECGKFLLEVNGKKGKMLICQDRTCGYRKGVSMVTNARCPNCHKKLEMRGEGEGKMFLCACGYREKLTAFQKRKNKENSTKISKSDVAKYMKTQQKTSQQPVNTALADALAKLNLK is encoded by the coding sequence ATGAGTAAAGTCGTAGTTTTAGCAGAAAAACCTTCTGTGGGTCGTGATTTGGCAAGAGTACTTGGTGCGAGAAAAAATGGGAATGGCTATTTGGAGGGTGATCGATATATTGTGACCTGGGCGCTTGGTCATTTGGTGACCTTAGCGGATCCCGAAAGCTATGGGGCAAGTAATACAGCATGGAAAATTGAAGAATTGCCAATTATGCCGGAGCATTTAGATCTTGTAGTGATCAAACAGACAGGCCGACAGTTTAAAACGGTAAAAGAGCAATTGCAGCGCAAAGATGTAAGCGAGATTATTATAGCAACGGATGCAGGCCGTGAAGGTGAATTGGTTGCAAGGTGGATTCTTGCGAAAGCAATGATAAAAAAGCCAGTCAAACGTTTATGGATTTCTTCAGTAACCGATAAAGCAATTAAAGAAGGTTTTGCAAAACTGAAGGAAGGCAAAGCATATGAAAATTTATACCAAGCTGCGGTAGCTAGGGCAGAGGCAGATTGGTATGTCGGAATTAATGCAACACGCGCATTGACTTGTAAATTCAACGCGCAATTATCTTGCGGACGTGTGCAGACACCTACACTAGCGATTATTGCAAAACGTGAAATGGAAATAAAGAATTTTGTACCGAAGGCGTATTATGGATTATCGGCTCAAGCAAATCGTCTTACGTTAACTTGGGCAGACAAAAAAAGCGGTGATATGCGTACTTTCGAAAAGGCAGCAATAGAAGCGATATACAAAAAAGTAGAGGGCGCTGTCGGTGAAGTCGTTCATATAGAAAAGACAACGAAAAAATCTTATGCACCGCAACTTTATAATTTGACCGAATTGCAACGCGATGCAAATAAGCTGTATCATTTTTCTGCGAAAGAAACATTATCCATTATGCAAAAACTCTATGAAATGCATAAGATACTTACGTATCCAAGAACTGATTCAAGATACCTTTCAAACGATATTGTGCCGACATTAAAGGAACGATTGAAATCTTGTGGCGTTGGTCCGTATGCTAAATTTGCATTTCAAGCGAGCAAGCAAATCCAAGTAAGTAAGCATTTTGTTGATGACAGTAAGGTATCTGACCATCATGCAATTATACCAACAGAACAATTTGTAAATTTGGCTGCCCTTACGGAACGTGAGCGTAAAATTTATGATTTGGTAATCAAAAGATTTATTGCAGTTTTATATCCGCCGTATGTTTATGATCAAACAACCGTGAAAGTGGCGATAAAGGACGAAAGATTTATTGCAAAGGGGAAACAGGTTAAACAACTTGGCTGGAGAGAAGTCTATCAAGGAAATGTAGAAGAAGAACATACAAAAGATTCAATTGCTGAACAAATATTGCCAGAATTAAAAAAAGGTGATAGCTTGAAGATAACAAAATTCAACATTTCTCAAGGCATGACAAAACCTCCCGCACCATTTAATGAAGCCGGTCTATTAGCTGCGATGGAAAATCCTGTGAAGTATATGAGCGATGATCGTAAAGACTTGAAACAGACGATTGGTGAAACCGGCGGATTGGGCACAGTGGCAACCCGAGCGGATATTATCGAAAAATTATTTGCTAGTTTCTTAATTGAGAAAAAAGGCGAAGATATTTTTGTAACAGCAAAAGGCAGGCAGCTGCTGGAGCTTGTGCCACGAGATCTAAAAGAACCTGCGCTTACTGCCAAATGGGAACAAAAGTTAAGCAGCATATCAAATGGGAAGCTATCGAAAGATAGATTCATGTATGATATTAAAAATTATGCACAAGCTGTTGTTAGTGATATAAAAAATAGTCAAGAACGATTTCATCATGATAATGTAACGAGAACAAAATGCCCAGAGTGCGGTAAATTTTTATTAGAGGTAAACGGTAAAAAAGGAAAAATGCTGATATGTCAGGATCGTACATGCGGATATCGCAAAGGTGTTAGTATGGTGACAAATGCGCGTTGCCCGAATTGTCATAAAAAATTAGAAATGCGCGGCGAAGGCGAAGGAAAGATGTTTTTATGTGCATGTGGATACCGCGAGAAACTAACTGCTTTTCAGAAACGAAAAAATAAAGAAAACAGTACTAAGATTTCTAAAAGCGATGTAGCTAAATATATGAAAACGCAGCAAAAAACAAGTCAACAACCAGTCAATACAGCTTTAGCAGATGCATTGGCAAAATTAAATCTAAAATAA
- a CDS encoding YitT family protein has protein sequence MKGKIVRYGVILIGCLISSASINIFLVPHQLLSGGVSGIAIIFYYLFAFPIGVQMLIMNLPLLFAAYKTLGKIYTIDVVFGTVLFSLCIDLMKFLSNYNVVDDPMLAAIYGGVFTGIGYGIIFRANGSSGGLDIVAAIVKKYYSLNMGFVIFAFNCLIMLIAASLFGVKLAMLTLISMYVSSSLTDKVAAGFNNKKTVIIISNQTAAIAEGIISEIGRGVTFLKAEGAFTHQHKDVIFVVASLMQFGKIKLIANAIDPMAFMIIQDANEVMGRGFTLPGTALEEKLKLKNLQKQPTDS, from the coding sequence ATGAAGGGAAAAATAGTTCGGTACGGTGTAATTTTAATTGGCTGCCTTATCAGTAGTGCTTCAATTAATATATTCTTGGTACCACATCAATTATTAAGCGGTGGCGTTAGCGGTATTGCGATTATTTTTTACTACTTATTTGCTTTCCCAATCGGGGTACAAATGTTAATCATGAATTTACCTCTATTATTTGCTGCATATAAAACGTTAGGAAAGATTTACACAATTGACGTTGTTTTTGGTACAGTCTTATTTTCTTTATGTATTGATCTAATGAAGTTCTTATCCAATTATAATGTCGTGGATGATCCTATGCTGGCAGCGATTTATGGTGGTGTGTTTACCGGAATTGGATATGGCATCATTTTTCGTGCAAATGGCAGTTCGGGCGGATTAGATATTGTAGCAGCCATTGTAAAAAAATACTATTCACTGAATATGGGATTTGTTATTTTCGCTTTTAATTGCTTGATCATGTTGATTGCTGCATCACTTTTTGGGGTCAAGCTGGCGATGCTTACGTTAATCTCCATGTATGTCAGCTCTAGTCTTACCGATAAAGTTGCGGCTGGTTTTAATAATAAAAAAACAGTGATTATCATTTCAAATCAAACGGCAGCAATTGCTGAAGGCATTATCAGCGAAATTGGGCGTGGGGTTACTTTTTTGAAAGCAGAAGGTGCATTTACGCATCAACATAAAGACGTCATTTTTGTTGTAGCTAGTTTGATGCAGTTCGGAAAAATTAAATTGATTGCCAACGCGATTGATCCAATGGCGTTTATGATCATACAAGATGCCAATGAAGTCATGGGGCGAGGTTTTACTTTACCGGGAACTGCCCTCGAAGAAAAATTAAAATTAAAAAATTTGCAAAAACAGCCTACTGACTCTTAA
- a CDS encoding GIY-YIG nuclease family protein — MNAFTYIVECIDGTLYTGWTVDLEKRVLAHNNKKGAKYTRNRIPVKLVYYETFTNKIEAQRREYEIKQLKREEKLNLISACNQKAASIK; from the coding sequence GTGAACGCATTTACTTATATCGTGGAATGTATAGATGGAACTTTATATACTGGCTGGACAGTAGATCTAGAAAAACGTGTGCTAGCCCATAACAACAAAAAAGGCGCGAAGTATACACGCAATCGCATACCAGTAAAACTTGTCTATTATGAAACGTTTACGAATAAAATAGAGGCGCAGCGTCGTGAATATGAAATTAAACAATTGAAGCGAGAAGAAAAACTAAATCTAATTTCTGCTTGCAATCAAAAGGCAGCCAGCATAAAATAG
- the thiW gene encoding energy coupling factor transporter S component ThiW gives MNLKKMTIAAMFMAIGVVSAHLVYIPVGFAKCFPVQHAINVLLAVLLGTRYAASAAFGVSLLRNLLGTGSVLAFPGSMIGAILAGVLYKKTGHIYGAILGEVVGTGIIGGLVAYPIAKFLLASNAGAFFFVMPFLVSTIGGSVIAYVIYQTPIKKVFANFVHKV, from the coding sequence TTGAATTTAAAAAAGATGACGATTGCAGCAATGTTTATGGCAATTGGTGTAGTATCAGCACATTTAGTTTATATCCCAGTCGGTTTTGCAAAATGTTTTCCCGTGCAGCATGCAATCAATGTACTATTAGCCGTTTTACTGGGTACTCGTTATGCGGCTAGTGCTGCATTTGGAGTGTCCTTGCTTCGTAATCTTCTAGGAACAGGCTCTGTTTTAGCTTTTCCGGGCAGCATGATTGGGGCGATTTTAGCGGGTGTTCTTTACAAGAAAACGGGGCATATTTATGGAGCAATTCTTGGCGAGGTCGTTGGCACTGGCATAATTGGTGGATTGGTTGCATATCCAATTGCAAAATTTTTATTGGCGTCAAATGCAGGTGCATTTTTCTTCGTTATGCCATTCCTTGTAAGTACGATTGGCGGTAGCGTGATCGCATATGTAATTTATCAGACACCAATAAAAAAAGTCTTTGCAAATTTTGTACATAAAGTATAA
- a CDS encoding AzlD domain-containing protein → MTNLEMLYCILGMFIVSYIPRVVPPFLLAKTTLSPFVERWLKYVPTSVFGALVFSEIFIDGNRINLSLGNINLITSLIVLAVSIKTKSLGKSIVTGMFVFWVLKNVV, encoded by the coding sequence ATGACAAATCTTGAAATGCTGTATTGCATTTTGGGGATGTTTATAGTTTCTTATATTCCCAGGGTTGTACCACCTTTTTTGCTTGCTAAGACAACGCTATCCCCGTTCGTCGAACGCTGGTTGAAGTATGTGCCGACTTCGGTATTTGGTGCGTTGGTATTTTCGGAAATTTTTATTGATGGCAATCGGATCAATCTAAGTTTAGGCAATATCAATCTGATTACGTCGCTCATTGTTCTGGCGGTTTCCATCAAAACAAAATCGCTCGGCAAGAGTATTGTGACCGGTATGTTTGTGTTTTGGGTGTTGAAAAATGTAGTATAA
- the ade gene encoding adenine deaminase yields the protein MHSMNKLIETARGTVKAELVLKNAQVFNVFTGEFLKGDVAIVDGHIAGVGKYEGVEELDLDGKYLTPGFIDGHVHIESSMLSPSEFARAILPTGTTTIVADPHEIANVAGMKGIEYILDATENIPLSVYVMLPSCVPASNLENSGAELLAHDLEKYMQHPRVLGLGEMMNYPGVIFQDEKVIEKLKLAKHKKIDGHAPGVSGSDLMAYAAAGIKSDHECVTAEQAMDRLRAGMHVMIREGSAAKNLLNLLPAINRYTSQFCLFAADDRHPADLIAEGHVNHMVHLAARSGVDLPTVLQMATINAASYFNLEEIGAIAPNYKADILVFDDLENWKPSLVLKNGIVVAKNGKALFESKDIADKAMKATMHLAEIDKTKLRIPAPTSKARVIGLVPHQIVTKALEKEVDRVDNFFVTNIAEDILKLAVFERHNNLGNIGVGLVHGFGLKRGAIASTVAHDSHNLIVIGTNDEDILTAANALKEIQGGIAVVCDGKVLDTLALPIGGLMSDQDVHTVAEKVENLKTLAYSLGVSESYDPFLTLAFLSLPVIPELKLTDLGLVDGNAFKIVPVAVETSNL from the coding sequence ATGCATAGTATGAATAAATTGATTGAAACAGCGCGTGGGACGGTTAAAGCAGAGCTAGTATTAAAAAATGCGCAAGTTTTTAATGTATTTACAGGGGAATTTCTAAAAGGTGATGTAGCAATCGTAGACGGTCATATCGCAGGGGTCGGTAAGTATGAAGGTGTAGAGGAATTGGACTTAGATGGAAAATATCTTACACCGGGCTTCATTGATGGGCATGTACATATTGAAAGTTCTATGCTTAGCCCGAGTGAATTTGCGCGGGCCATTTTACCGACAGGGACTACAACGATTGTTGCCGATCCGCATGAAATTGCCAACGTTGCGGGAATGAAAGGCATTGAATATATATTAGATGCGACAGAGAATATACCATTATCTGTTTATGTTATGTTACCTTCTTGTGTGCCGGCAAGTAATTTGGAAAATTCGGGAGCAGAATTATTGGCGCATGATTTAGAAAAATATATGCAGCATCCAAGAGTTTTGGGCTTGGGTGAAATGATGAATTATCCGGGGGTTATTTTTCAAGATGAAAAAGTCATCGAAAAACTAAAATTAGCGAAACATAAAAAAATCGACGGACATGCACCGGGGGTAAGCGGCAGTGATTTGATGGCGTATGCAGCGGCTGGGATAAAATCCGATCATGAATGTGTAACAGCCGAGCAGGCGATGGATCGTTTGCGTGCTGGAATGCATGTAATGATTCGTGAAGGGTCGGCAGCGAAAAATTTATTAAACTTACTGCCGGCAATCAATCGCTATACTTCGCAGTTTTGTTTGTTTGCTGCGGATGATCGACATCCGGCAGATTTAATTGCAGAAGGACATGTGAATCATATGGTTCATTTAGCAGCACGGTCAGGTGTGGATTTGCCAACGGTTTTGCAAATGGCTACAATTAATGCTGCAAGCTATTTCAATCTTGAGGAAATTGGAGCGATTGCACCAAATTACAAAGCGGATATACTCGTTTTCGATGATTTAGAAAATTGGAAACCGAGTCTTGTTTTAAAGAATGGTATTGTTGTGGCTAAAAATGGCAAGGCATTATTTGAGAGTAAGGATATTGCGGATAAAGCGATGAAAGCAACCATGCATTTAGCTGAAATTGACAAGACGAAACTGCGTATTCCGGCGCCAACGAGTAAAGCACGTGTAATTGGGCTAGTTCCGCATCAAATTGTAACAAAAGCATTAGAAAAAGAAGTGGATCGGGTAGACAATTTTTTTGTTACAAATATTGCAGAAGATATTTTGAAATTAGCCGTATTTGAACGGCATAATAATTTAGGAAATATCGGTGTAGGTTTGGTGCATGGATTTGGTTTAAAACGCGGTGCAATTGCATCGACAGTAGCGCATGATTCGCATAATCTGATTGTCATTGGTACGAATGATGAAGATATTTTAACGGCAGCAAACGCATTAAAAGAAATTCAAGGTGGGATTGCTGTAGTATGTGACGGGAAAGTTTTAGATACACTTGCTTTGCCGATCGGCGGGCTGATGTCTGATCAAGATGTCCATACAGTCGCAGAAAAAGTGGAGAATTTAAAAACGCTGGCTTATTCATTGGGCGTTTCTGAATCGTATGATCCATTTTTAACGCTGGCATTTTTAAGTTTGCCAGTGATTCCAGAATTAAAATTAACTGATTTGGGATTAGTGGATGGTAATGCATTTAAAATAGTACCTGTTGCTGTCGAGACAAGCAATTTGTGA
- a CDS encoding peptidylprolyl isomerase, translating to MKYSDMAKETKPPVNQKNRIAVFDTNQGQFQIELFEDKAPITTKNFITLVEKGFYNGLIFHRVIDGFMIQGGDPNGKGSGGPGYTIPDEFHPDLRHDRAGILSMANAGPNTGGSQFFITLGQTPWLDGKHSVFGAVVDGMDIVRKIGKVTTGANDKPVTDVVIQKITIIEGK from the coding sequence ATGAAATATAGTGATATGGCAAAAGAGACGAAACCGCCCGTGAATCAAAAAAATCGGATTGCCGTATTTGATACGAATCAAGGACAATTTCAAATTGAATTATTTGAAGATAAAGCGCCAATTACAACAAAGAACTTTATTACATTAGTAGAAAAAGGTTTTTATAACGGATTGATTTTTCATCGCGTGATTGATGGATTTATGATACAAGGCGGAGATCCAAACGGCAAGGGATCTGGAGGACCAGGTTATACGATACCTGATGAATTTCATCCAGATTTACGCCATGATCGTGCTGGTATTTTATCCATGGCCAACGCTGGTCCGAATACCGGCGGATCTCAATTTTTTATCACCCTAGGCCAAACACCTTGGTTAGACGGAAAACATTCTGTATTTGGTGCAGTCGTTGATGGAATGGATATCGTTAGAAAAATTGGTAAAGTAACAACCGGTGCAAACGATAAACCTGTTACAGATGTTGTTATTCAAAAGATCACAATTATAGAAGGTAAATAG
- a CDS encoding AzlC family ABC transporter permease yields the protein MEGVNILRDLYSKAVLKAVWPICVGYLPLGFACGVLAQKVGVSVWETAMMSVLVFAGSGQFIALAMIGGGASIASIVLTTFIVNLRHTLYSSTLSTYVMGQSKRYLSFFSQGIVDETFAVNLSAFNTGQWNANRALALNILAHGCWVFSTMLGNLAGNVLPIDMAVISYTLTAMFIGLWTFHFEYKLKIIIGLFSGLLAIGLSGFLTYKLHIVVATVIAATLGCMIEGGRKDDKS from the coding sequence TTGGAAGGTGTTAATATTTTACGTGATTTATATAGTAAAGCAGTTCTGAAAGCCGTTTGGCCAATTTGCGTAGGGTATCTTCCACTTGGCTTTGCTTGTGGAGTGCTTGCACAAAAAGTGGGCGTGAGTGTTTGGGAAACCGCGATGATGTCAGTGCTTGTTTTTGCTGGCAGTGGTCAGTTTATCGCACTGGCTATGATTGGCGGTGGCGCATCGATTGCTTCCATTGTATTAACGACTTTTATTGTCAACTTAAGACATACCTTATATAGCTCCACTTTATCAACCTATGTAATGGGACAGTCAAAAAGGTATCTAAGCTTTTTTTCACAAGGAATTGTAGATGAAACCTTTGCTGTCAATTTAAGTGCATTTAATACAGGTCAGTGGAATGCAAATCGTGCGTTAGCTTTGAATATTTTAGCACATGGATGCTGGGTTTTTAGTACGATGCTGGGGAATCTCGCAGGCAATGTACTTCCGATTGATATGGCAGTGATCAGTTATACATTAACCGCGATGTTTATTGGTTTGTGGACATTTCATTTTGAGTATAAATTAAAAATTATCATCGGTTTATTTTCCGGCTTGCTTGCAATTGGATTATCGGGATTTTTAACCTATAAATTACATATTGTTGTAGCCACCGTGATTGCGGCTACGCTTGGTTGTATGATTGAAGGAGGCAGGAAAGATGACAAATCTTGA